A single region of the Musa acuminata AAA Group cultivar baxijiao chromosome BXJ1-11, Cavendish_Baxijiao_AAA, whole genome shotgun sequence genome encodes:
- the LOC103971917 gene encoding small ribosomal subunit protein eS27y: MVLPNDVDLLNPPAELEKRRHKLKRLVQSPNSFFMDVKCQGCFNITTVFSHSQTVVVCGNCQTVLCQPTGGRARLTEGCSFRRKGD; the protein is encoded by the exons GTGCTGCCGAATGACGTCGATTTGTTGAATCCACCGGCTGAGCTCGAGAAGAGGAGGCATAAGCTGAAGCGCCTCGTCCAGTCGCCCAATTCCTTCTTCATG GATGTGAAATGCCAAGGTTGTTTCAACAT AACTACGGTCTTCAGCCACTCACAAACTGTGGTGGTCTGCGGGAACTGCCAGACTGTTCTCTGCCAGCCAACAGGAGGCCGTGCCAGGCTCACCGAGGGTTGCTCTTTCAGGCGGAAAGGTGACTGA